One genomic segment of Pseudomonas chlororaphis subsp. aurantiaca includes these proteins:
- a CDS encoding Ig-like domain-containing protein, protein MLPIKIIAKDTGHPLDVTGNNLLTINRPAVIKMSTAAEDIQSVSREGERLVIKLKSGETISIDGFFEVVDGVKSDLVFEDPNTGELLIADYSVPWTGVSLVSLESIDSLLAVAEVESTGWLAPLLGLAAVGGAVAIASHHSGGGGGSSSDAASADQGPTTPSTPSVLFNNMHGLTGKADAGATISLTLADGTVVTTVADDTGLWHFNPNPLADGEQGSLQASLNGVQSGSTSTGVADVTAPAEPVVTQNNQDGLAGSAEPGSTITVSLADGSTVIATVGADGQWSIIPTPLTPGVSGSIIVTDAAGNSSASVETGIMGTAQPAPPTIDQDNSNGLSGTGKPGSTVTVTLPDGSTVTTIVDENGNWSFVPSPLKPGEQGTITITDESGNTSDAVGTGTGDRTPPAPPVIDQDNSNGLSGTGEPGNTVTVTLPDGSTVTTIVDENGNWSFVPSPLKPGEQGTITITDESGNTSDAVGTGTGDRTPPVPPVIDQDNSNGLSGTGEPGNTVTVTLPDGSTVTTIVDENGNWSFVPSPLKPGEQGTITITDESGNTSDAVGTGTGDRTPPAPPVIDQDNSNGLSGTGEPGNTVTVTLPDGSTVTTIVDENGNWSFVPSPLKPGEQGTITITDESGNTSDAVGTGTGDRTPPAPPVIDQDNSNGLSGTGEPGNTVTVTLPDGSTVTTIVDENGNWSFVPSPLKPGEQGTITITDESGNTSDAVGTGTGDRTPPAPPVIDQDNSNGLSGTGEPGNTVTVTLPDGSTVTTIVDENGNWSFVPSPLKPGEQGTITITDESGNTSDAVGTGTGDRTPPVPPVIDQDNSNGLSGTGEPGNTVTVTLPDGSTVTTIVDENGNWSFVPSPLKPGEQGTITITDESGNTSDAVGTGTGDRTPPAPPVIDQDNSNGLSGTGEPGNTVTVTLPDGSTVTTIVDENGNWSFVPSPLKPGEQGTITITDESGNTSDAVGTGTGDRTPPVPPVIDQDNSNGLSGTGEPGNTVTVTLPDGSTVTTIVDENGNWSFVPNPLPADEQGSITATDEAGNVSEATPTGPSDQTAPIIEESSLDLVDNVGTITGTIARGDVTDDAQPEFTGAFAPGDAALVNVYDNGVLIGSAAVDASGNWSFVPTLPLTAGEHSFVAEAVDAAGNVSDKTAAWDFTLAGDAPAAPAIIQVLDDVGTVTGALQKGDTTDDNALTITGTGAAETLVTVFVNGTVVGSVVVDASGNWSLTTVDLGADGVKNITAQASDAAGQLSPMTGEYSVTLDTQAPTQPVRVVATDDQGAQVGPIAQNGVTDDAIPTFSGSGAESGALVKLYDNGVVIGSTTVDASGNWSYTASTALAGGAHAITATLTDKAGNTSVASEALNFSVETGEVVVSIVKAVDSVGSIQGDVASRGLTDDATPTLVGTATAGALVTVSEAGKVLGSVTADASGNWSLELPTQTEGLHTYTAVARNGAGTEGSADFTLDIDLTAPSAPVVSGAFDDVGVYQGQLAQNGFTDDTTPTLTGSGNAGDTIKVYDNGTLLGSVTVSAEGAWSFTPSTPLAQGAHSLTATQSDAAGNESVASAAVSFTVDTTAPTATVQITAIDQDTDVPGDFITSDTSLSLFGTLSTALGANEKVQISINDGSTWFDVVVSDLNWRYDDARVLTDGLHNYQVRVIDAAGNVGSQASQAVVIDTGIGIGLNITDITPDSGVLGDFITSATSIAVKGTLSQELPSGARVQVSSDGGLTWANAATTGTSWIFEDPTVHGDSVVVYQARVVAAGGEVVDTASQEVTFDTAAPAASALIESITEDRGASPSDFITNDNRLVINGSLSDAAEATDRVEVSLNGGNTWEMAAFENGKWSLDMTDRELADGTYIVQARVVDAAGNRGTISSQVLVIDTVGLGANGMTSSFTVATDTAVGISNGHSTAETATNSDLITRDTTVTVSGTLNTALQTAQHLQISFDNGQSWVTVLSSSGSLWTYTLPEFAQSQTLNVKMQLVDTAGNVATGTSFNDYTVVVDLDAPEPVTVAPVVASAVTTGAALSFASDVHGRVESGALIALVEDSNKDGVYSEGVDKILGYATADAQGDWRIDAALSKGNHSIGFVVWDAAGNRSNISDLVQVTASDATTAGSRVLQTTWGGTASGAQNGLNAAAVTVNEDGTWSFFQSSMSQSGGAMANAGYVYSGVDDQTYTATYLAEPTGVNNHDFGGVISQAVFADYNRDGLQDVMSQTSSSTRNTALWTKNSDGTYTGTSLSLGNAGVLGIGASGAETHVGGVVAYDAQGDGYLDFAFAGSTDTDPYIKVSNNQGTLSYSTEGGARFAHEISAVDVNNNGTVELAGHSAYDWLKGLSVQLSNADGSIASTYNQGGVFRRDSQLDDSNLPISMTWADFNGDGYLDLFISRSLGDDRATDTDESRIYLNLGNDANGNWLGMSQNEQSLKFGDSMDGGASFAVDWNHDGQMDVIEVPRRNATDSAAQTGSPTVYLNQGDNVWSGTGQSLSGITTYDNITGATAVDYDWDGAVDLIMYRAGSTSAGLHADTATSILVRNENVVADGTSLHIRILDKNGLNVFYGNTVKLYNSAGDLVATQIINPQSSASSNSQGLVNFYGLDASETYSVQLLRTENSTINHVGASTYQQNYVNGTVNLNWGGLTTGAAHDAYVLTAESTAAVNDSIGESGMVGTGYNDTFFGSEGNDTITGGGGWNTAMDGTQTWSATQGMDVVDYSRATLAMQINLESGVAIGMGTDTLISIEGIIGSAYADSITDSSANNRIEGGAGNDVIYLTNGGNDTLLYKVLDASNAAGGNGSDQIYSFHVGNVLTDGNADVIDVSELLGYKGTAGLYQDQGVTKLDSASTELLDYLKVQVVGNDTVISVDRDGAGAEFGFSSIATLVDVKTDLLTLLQNHQLVV, encoded by the coding sequence ATGTTACCGATCAAGATCATCGCAAAAGACACTGGGCATCCTCTGGATGTCACGGGCAATAATCTGCTGACAATCAATCGGCCGGCGGTCATCAAGATGTCCACGGCAGCCGAGGATATTCAGTCGGTCAGTCGCGAAGGCGAACGTCTTGTTATCAAGCTCAAGAGTGGTGAAACCATCTCCATCGATGGCTTTTTCGAGGTGGTCGATGGCGTAAAAAGCGATCTGGTGTTCGAAGATCCCAACACTGGTGAGCTGCTGATCGCCGATTACTCGGTCCCTTGGACTGGCGTGTCACTGGTGTCGCTTGAGTCGATCGACTCGCTGCTGGCCGTGGCTGAAGTCGAGTCCACGGGTTGGCTGGCGCCCTTGCTGGGCCTGGCCGCCGTGGGCGGCGCGGTGGCGATTGCCAGCCATCACAGCGGTGGTGGCGGCGGTAGCAGTTCCGATGCGGCGAGTGCCGATCAGGGGCCGACCACACCGTCGACGCCGAGCGTACTGTTCAACAACATGCATGGCCTGACCGGCAAGGCCGATGCCGGGGCGACCATTTCCCTGACCCTGGCCGACGGTACTGTGGTCACAACAGTGGCCGATGATACCGGGCTCTGGCATTTCAACCCCAATCCGCTGGCCGATGGCGAACAGGGTTCCCTGCAAGCCAGCCTGAATGGCGTGCAGAGCGGTTCGACCAGCACCGGCGTGGCTGACGTCACGGCGCCTGCCGAGCCGGTAGTGACCCAGAACAACCAGGATGGCCTGGCCGGTAGCGCCGAGCCGGGCAGCACCATTACCGTCAGTCTTGCCGATGGCAGTACCGTCATTGCAACCGTGGGGGCAGACGGTCAATGGAGCATCATCCCGACCCCACTTACCCCGGGTGTCAGCGGATCAATCATTGTCACTGATGCTGCCGGTAACTCCAGCGCGAGTGTCGAAACCGGAATAATGGGTACCGCGCAACCGGCACCTCCTACGATTGACCAGGACAATAGCAATGGCCTGAGCGGTACCGGCAAGCCGGGCAGCACAGTGACCGTCACACTGCCAGACGGCAGTACTGTCACCACTATTGTCGACGAAAACGGCAACTGGTCCTTCGTGCCGAGCCCGCTGAAACCCGGTGAGCAGGGTACGATCACCATCACTGACGAGTCTGGCAATACCAGCGATGCTGTGGGCACGGGCACCGGCGATCGGACGCCCCCAGCGCCCCCTGTCATTGACCAGGACAATAGCAATGGCCTGAGCGGTACCGGAGAGCCGGGCAATACGGTGACCGTCACACTGCCAGACGGCAGTACCGTCACCACTATTGTCGACGAAAACGGCAACTGGTCCTTCGTGCCGAGCCCGCTGAAACCCGGTGAGCAGGGTACGATCACCATCACTGACGAGTCTGGCAATACCAGCGATGCTGTGGGCACGGGCACCGGCGATCGGACGCCCCCAGTGCCCCCTGTCATTGACCAGGACAATAGCAATGGCCTGAGCGGTACCGGGGAGCCGGGCAATACGGTGACCGTCACACTGCCAGACGGCAGTACCGTCACCACTATTGTCGACGAAAACGGCAACTGGTCCTTCGTGCCGAGCCCGCTGAAACCCGGTGAGCAGGGTACGATCACCATCACTGACGAGTCTGGCAATACCAGCGATGCTGTGGGCACGGGCACCGGCGATCGGACGCCCCCAGCGCCCCCTGTCATTGATCAGGACAATAGCAATGGCCTGAGCGGTACCGGGGAGCCGGGCAATACGGTGACCGTCACACTGCCAGACGGCAGTACCGTCACCACTATTGTCGACGAAAACGGCAACTGGTCCTTCGTGCCGAGCCCGCTGAAACCCGGTGAGCAGGGTACGATCACCATCACTGACGAGTCTGGCAATACCAGCGATGCTGTGGGCACGGGCACCGGCGATCGGACGCCCCCAGCGCCCCCTGTCATTGACCAGGACAATAGCAATGGCTTGAGCGGTACCGGGGAGCCGGGCAATACGGTGACCGTCACACTGCCAGACGGCAGTACCGTCACCACTATTGTCGACGAAAACGGCAACTGGTCCTTCGTGCCGAGCCCGCTGAAACCCGGTGAGCAGGGTACGATCACCATCACTGACGAGTCTGGCAATACCAGCGATGCTGTGGGCACGGGCACCGGCGATCGGACGCCCCCAGCGCCCCCTGTCATTGACCAGGACAATAGCAATGGCTTGAGCGGTACCGGGGAGCCGGGCAATACGGTGACCGTCACACTGCCAGACGGCAGTACCGTCACCACTATTGTCGACGAAAACGGCAACTGGTCCTTCGTGCCGAGCCCGCTGAAACCCGGTGAGCAGGGTACGATCACCATCACTGACGAGTCTGGCAATACCAGCGATGCTGTGGGCACGGGCACCGGCGATCGGACGCCCCCAGTGCCCCCTGTCATTGACCAGGACAATAGCAATGGCCTGAGCGGTACCGGGGAGCCGGGCAATACGGTGACCGTCACACTGCCAGACGGCAGTACCGTCACCACTATTGTCGACGAAAACGGCAACTGGTCCTTCGTGCCGAGCCCGCTGAAACCCGGTGAGCAGGGTACGATCACCATCACTGACGAGTCTGGCAATACCAGCGATGCTGTGGGCACGGGCACCGGCGATCGGACGCCCCCAGCGCCCCCTGTCATTGACCAGGACAATAGCAATGGCCTGAGCGGTACCGGGGAGCCGGGCAATACGGTGACCGTCACGCTGCCAGACGGCAGTACCGTCACCACTATTGTCGATGAAAACGGCAACTGGTCCTTCGTGCCGAGCCCGCTGAAACCCGGTGAGCAGGGTACGATCACCATCACTGACGAGTCTGGCAATACCAGCGATGCTGTGGGCACGGGCACCGGCGATCGGACGCCCCCAGTGCCCCCTGTCATTGACCAGGACAATAGCAATGGCCTGAGCGGTACCGGGGAGCCGGGCAATACGGTGACCGTCACACTGCCAGACGGCAGTACCGTCACCACTATTGTCGATGAAAACGGCAACTGGTCCTTCGTGCCGAACCCACTTCCGGCGGATGAGCAAGGTTCGATCACTGCCACCGACGAGGCTGGTAATGTCAGCGAGGCAACCCCGACTGGCCCAAGCGATCAGACCGCACCGATCATCGAGGAAAGCTCGCTGGATCTGGTGGATAATGTCGGCACAATTACCGGCACCATTGCTCGTGGCGATGTCACCGATGATGCGCAACCGGAGTTCACGGGCGCGTTCGCACCTGGCGACGCGGCGTTGGTTAATGTCTATGACAACGGCGTATTGATCGGCAGTGCCGCAGTGGATGCTTCCGGTAACTGGAGCTTCGTACCGACATTGCCACTGACTGCGGGTGAGCACAGTTTCGTGGCTGAGGCTGTGGACGCTGCGGGTAATGTCAGTGACAAGACGGCGGCCTGGGACTTCACCCTGGCAGGAGACGCTCCGGCGGCACCGGCCATCATTCAAGTGCTGGATGATGTCGGTACGGTCACCGGCGCCTTGCAGAAAGGCGACACCACCGACGATAACGCCTTGACCATCACCGGTACCGGCGCGGCAGAAACGCTGGTCACTGTGTTCGTCAATGGCACCGTTGTCGGCTCTGTCGTGGTCGACGCCAGTGGCAACTGGAGCCTGACCACTGTGGATCTGGGCGCGGACGGTGTGAAAAACATCACGGCACAGGCCTCCGATGCGGCCGGGCAATTGAGCCCGATGACCGGCGAATATTCGGTCACCCTGGACACCCAGGCACCGACTCAACCCGTCCGGGTCGTCGCGACTGACGATCAAGGAGCACAGGTAGGCCCGATTGCCCAGAACGGCGTCACCGACGATGCCATCCCGACCTTCAGTGGCAGCGGTGCGGAGAGTGGGGCGCTGGTCAAGCTCTACGACAACGGTGTCGTCATCGGTTCGACCACGGTCGATGCCAGCGGCAACTGGAGTTACACCGCATCCACCGCATTGGCCGGTGGCGCCCATGCCATCACTGCGACCCTCACGGACAAGGCGGGTAATACCAGCGTTGCCAGCGAGGCACTCAACTTCAGCGTCGAAACCGGTGAAGTGGTGGTCAGCATCGTCAAGGCCGTCGACAGCGTCGGCAGCATCCAGGGGGATGTCGCCAGCCGTGGCCTGACCGACGACGCCACGCCGACGCTGGTCGGTACTGCGACCGCCGGTGCTCTGGTCACCGTCAGCGAGGCTGGCAAGGTCCTGGGCAGCGTGACGGCCGATGCTTCCGGCAACTGGAGCCTGGAACTGCCGACGCAGACCGAAGGCCTGCACACCTATACCGCCGTAGCGCGCAATGGTGCCGGTACCGAAGGCTCGGCCGATTTCACGCTGGATATCGACCTGACCGCGCCATCCGCACCCGTGGTATCCGGTGCGTTCGATGACGTGGGCGTGTACCAGGGGCAACTGGCGCAGAACGGTTTCACGGATGACACCACCCCGACCCTGACGGGCAGCGGCAATGCCGGCGACACGATCAAGGTCTACGACAACGGCACCTTGCTGGGCAGTGTGACGGTATCCGCCGAGGGCGCCTGGAGCTTCACCCCATCGACGCCGCTGGCTCAGGGCGCTCATAGCCTGACCGCCACCCAGTCCGATGCGGCCGGTAATGAAAGCGTGGCCAGTGCTGCGGTTTCGTTCACTGTCGATACGACTGCGCCAACCGCCACCGTGCAGATCACGGCCATTGACCAGGACACCGACGTGCCGGGTGATTTCATCACCTCCGATACTTCCCTGAGCCTGTTTGGCACGCTGTCCACGGCGCTGGGCGCCAACGAGAAGGTGCAGATCAGCATCAACGACGGTAGCACCTGGTTCGATGTGGTCGTGAGCGACCTCAACTGGCGTTATGACGATGCCCGGGTGTTGACCGATGGCCTGCACAATTATCAGGTGCGCGTCATTGACGCGGCTGGCAACGTCGGCTCGCAAGCCTCGCAAGCGGTGGTCATCGATACCGGTATCGGCATTGGCCTGAACATCACCGATATCACTCCGGATTCGGGTGTGTTGGGTGACTTCATCACCAGCGCCACCAGCATTGCCGTCAAGGGCACGCTGAGCCAGGAGCTGCCAAGCGGTGCACGGGTACAAGTGTCCAGCGACGGTGGCCTGACCTGGGCCAATGCCGCCACCACCGGTACGAGCTGGATTTTCGAAGATCCGACCGTACACGGCGACTCCGTTGTGGTTTATCAAGCGCGTGTGGTTGCAGCCGGCGGCGAAGTGGTGGATACGGCCAGCCAGGAGGTCACCTTCGACACCGCGGCACCTGCGGCTTCCGCTCTGATCGAATCGATCACCGAAGACCGCGGCGCCAGTCCGAGCGACTTCATCACCAACGACAATCGCCTGGTGATCAACGGCTCCCTGAGCGATGCCGCCGAGGCTACCGATCGGGTCGAAGTCAGCCTCAACGGTGGCAACACCTGGGAAATGGCCGCTTTCGAAAACGGGAAGTGGAGCCTGGACATGACCGACCGCGAGCTGGCCGATGGCACTTACATCGTCCAGGCGCGTGTGGTAGATGCGGCGGGTAACCGTGGCACCATCAGCAGCCAGGTTCTGGTCATCGATACTGTCGGCCTGGGCGCCAACGGCATGACCTCGAGCTTCACCGTCGCCACCGACACCGCGGTCGGTATCAGCAACGGTCATAGCACTGCCGAAACGGCCACCAACAGCGACCTGATTACCCGTGATACCACGGTCACTGTATCTGGCACGCTGAACACCGCACTGCAAACGGCGCAGCACTTGCAAATCTCGTTCGACAACGGCCAGAGCTGGGTTACCGTGTTGTCGTCCAGCGGTTCGCTGTGGACCTACACGCTGCCTGAGTTCGCCCAAAGCCAGACACTGAACGTGAAGATGCAGCTGGTCGATACTGCCGGTAACGTCGCCACGGGCACCAGTTTCAACGACTACACCGTGGTCGTGGATCTGGATGCACCGGAACCCGTCACTGTCGCTCCGGTCGTGGCTTCGGCCGTTACCACGGGCGCCGCGTTGTCGTTCGCCAGCGATGTCCATGGTCGTGTCGAGTCCGGCGCGCTCATTGCACTGGTCGAAGACAGCAACAAGGACGGTGTCTACAGCGAAGGCGTCGACAAGATCCTGGGTTACGCAACGGCGGATGCCCAAGGCGACTGGCGCATTGATGCCGCGTTGAGCAAGGGCAACCACTCGATCGGCTTCGTGGTCTGGGATGCTGCCGGTAACCGCTCCAATATCAGCGATCTGGTGCAAGTGACTGCCAGCGATGCGACAACCGCCGGCAGCCGGGTGCTGCAGACAACCTGGGGTGGCACCGCCAGTGGCGCGCAGAATGGCTTGAACGCCGCTGCGGTGACCGTCAACGAAGACGGTACTTGGTCGTTCTTCCAGAGTTCGATGTCGCAGAGCGGCGGTGCAATGGCCAATGCCGGTTATGTCTATAGCGGCGTTGACGATCAAACCTATACCGCCACTTACCTGGCGGAACCGACTGGGGTCAACAATCACGACTTCGGCGGGGTCATCAGCCAGGCTGTCTTTGCGGACTACAACCGTGATGGCTTGCAGGACGTCATGAGCCAGACCAGCAGCAGTACCCGCAATACGGCGCTGTGGACAAAAAATAGCGACGGCACCTATACGGGTACATCGCTGTCCCTTGGAAATGCGGGGGTCTTGGGAATTGGTGCCAGTGGTGCCGAAACCCATGTCGGTGGTGTTGTGGCTTACGACGCTCAAGGCGACGGTTATCTGGACTTCGCATTTGCAGGTTCCACTGACACCGACCCCTATATCAAGGTCAGTAATAACCAAGGAACGTTGAGCTATTCGACAGAAGGCGGCGCTCGTTTTGCCCATGAAATCAGCGCGGTCGACGTCAACAACAACGGTACGGTGGAACTGGCGGGTCACTCAGCCTACGACTGGCTCAAAGGTTTGTCGGTCCAACTGAGCAATGCGGACGGAAGCATCGCCTCTACCTATAACCAGGGAGGTGTGTTCCGCCGGGACAGTCAGCTCGACGATAGTAACCTGCCGATCTCCATGACCTGGGCGGACTTCAACGGCGACGGTTACCTGGACCTGTTCATCAGTCGCAGCCTGGGTGACGACCGTGCAACCGATACTGACGAAAGCCGCATCTACCTCAACCTTGGCAACGATGCCAACGGTAACTGGCTGGGGATGAGTCAGAACGAGCAGTCGTTGAAATTTGGCGACAGCATGGATGGCGGTGCTTCGTTCGCCGTGGACTGGAACCACGATGGGCAGATGGACGTTATCGAGGTGCCACGTCGCAATGCGACTGACAGCGCAGCCCAGACAGGCTCGCCTACGGTGTACCTGAACCAGGGCGACAACGTCTGGAGTGGCACCGGGCAGTCCCTCAGTGGTATCACGACCTACGACAACATCACCGGTGCAACGGCAGTGGACTATGACTGGGACGGCGCGGTCGACCTGATCATGTACCGTGCCGGCAGCACCAGTGCCGGCCTGCATGCGGATACCGCCACCTCGATCCTGGTCAGGAACGAAAACGTGGTGGCCGACGGCACCAGCCTGCATATCCGTATCCTGGACAAGAACGGTCTGAACGTGTTCTACGGCAACACCGTCAAGCTGTACAACTCGGCGGGGGACTTGGTTGCAACCCAGATCATCAACCCGCAGTCCTCGGCATCGAGCAACAGCCAGGGCCTGGTGAACTTCTACGGCCTGGACGCCAGCGAGACGTACTCGGTGCAGTTGTTGCGCACCGAGAACAGCACCATCAACCATGTGGGTGCCTCGACCTATCAGCAGAACTATGTCAATGGCACGGTGAATCTGAACTGGGGCGGGCTGACGACCGGTGCGGCGCACGATGCCTATGTGCTGACGGCGGAGTCGACCGCGGCGGTCAACGACAGCATCGGTGAGTCGGGGATGGTCGGGACCGGTTACAACGACACTTTCTTCGGTTCCGAAGGCAACGACACCATCACCGGTGGCGGAGGCTGGAACACCGCCATGGACGGTACCCAGACCTGGAGCGCGACGCAGGGCATGGACGTGGTCGACTACAGTCGTGCCACCCTGGCCATGCAGATCAACCTGGAGTCGGGTGTGGCGATCGGCATGGGGACTGACACCCTGATCAGCATCGAAGGCATCATCGGCAGTGCGTACGCCGACAGCATCACCGACAGTTCGGCCAACAACCGGATCGAAGGCGGCGCTGGCAACGATGTGATCTACCTCACCAATGGCGGCAATGACACGTTGCTGTACAAGGTGTTGGACGCCAGCAATGCCGCCGGTGGCAATGGTAGCGATCAGATCTACAGCTTCCACGTAGGCAATGTGCTCACCGACGGTAATGCCGATGTCATCGATGTCAGCGAACTGCTGGGCTACAAAGGCACGGCGGGGCTGTATCAGGACCAGGGTGTGACCAAACTGGACAGCGCCTCTACCGAGTTGCTGGACTACCTGAAAGTGCAGGTCGTGGGTAACGATACGGTTATCAGCGTTGATCGTGATGGTGCCGGGGCTGAGTTCGGCTTCAGCTCCATCGCCACGCTGGTCGATGTCAAGACCGACCTGTTGACCCTGCTGCAAAACCACCAGTTGGTGGTGTGA